In a single window of the Nocardiopsis composta genome:
- the rplX gene encoding 50S ribosomal protein L24 yields MKIKKDDEVIVIAGKDKGATGKVLKALPKEQRVVVEGVNLIKKHKKANPAGGQQGEVVTKEAPIHVSNVAIVEDGKASRVGYRFEEDGTKVRISRRTGKDI; encoded by the coding sequence ATGAAGATCAAGAAGGACGACGAGGTCATCGTCATCGCCGGCAAGGACAAGGGTGCCACCGGGAAGGTCCTCAAGGCCCTTCCCAAGGAGCAGCGTGTCGTCGTCGAGGGCGTCAACCTCATCAAGAAGCACAAGAAGGCGAATCCGGCCGGCGGCCAGCAGGGCGAGGTCGTCACCAAGGAGGCCCCGATCCACGTGAGCAACGTGGCGATCGTGGAGGACGGCAAGGCCAGCCGCGTCGGGTACCGCTTCGAGGAAGACGGCACCAAGGTTCGGATCTCCCGCCGTACCGGTAAGGACATCTGA
- the rplN gene encoding 50S ribosomal protein L14 translates to MIQQESRLKVADNTGAKEILTIRVLGGSGRRYAGIGDTIVATVKDALPGAGVKKGDVVKAVVVRTTKERRRPDGSYIRFDENAAVLIKDGGDPRGTRIFGPVGRELRDKKFMRIISLAPEVL, encoded by the coding sequence GTGATTCAGCAGGAGTCGCGACTCAAGGTCGCCGACAACACGGGGGCCAAGGAGATCTTGACCATCCGTGTCCTCGGCGGCTCGGGTCGGCGCTACGCGGGCATCGGCGACACGATCGTGGCGACGGTGAAGGACGCCCTTCCCGGCGCGGGCGTGAAGAAGGGCGATGTCGTCAAGGCCGTTGTCGTGCGCACCACCAAGGAGCGCCGCCGGCCCGACGGCTCCTACATCCGCTTCGATGAGAACGCCGCCGTGCTCATCAAGGACGGTGGGGACCCGCGAGGCACCCGCATCTTCGGTCCGGTCGGCCGGGAGCTGCGGGACAAGAAGTTCATGCGCATCATCTCGCTAGCGCCGGAGGTGCTCTAG
- the rpsQ gene encoding 30S ribosomal protein S17: protein MSETNEQQTARNYRKVREGLVVSDKMSKTVVVEVEDRVKHALYGKVIRRTTKYKAHDEAEICGVGDRVRLMETRPLSATKRWRVVEILEKAK, encoded by the coding sequence ATGAGCGAGACCAACGAGCAGCAGACCGCTCGCAACTACCGCAAGGTGCGCGAAGGCCTGGTGGTCAGCGACAAGATGTCGAAGACCGTGGTCGTCGAGGTGGAGGACCGCGTCAAGCACGCGCTGTACGGCAAGGTCATCCGCCGCACCACCAAGTACAAGGCCCACGACGAGGCCGAGATCTGCGGCGTCGGCGACCGGGTCCGCCTGATGGAGACCCGCCCGCTGTCGGCCACCAAGCGCTGGCGCGTCGTGGAGATCCTGGAGAAGGCTAAGTAG
- the rpmC gene encoding 50S ribosomal protein L29 — translation MAKSPTAQELRDQSAEDLVGKLKEAKEELFNLRFQAATGQLDNHGRLRTVKREIARIYTVLREHELGIMPLAGESAEKTKEAAE, via the coding sequence ATGGCGAAGTCCCCGACCGCCCAGGAGCTGCGGGACCAGTCCGCCGAGGACCTGGTCGGCAAGCTCAAGGAGGCGAAGGAAGAGCTGTTCAACCTGCGCTTCCAGGCTGCCACCGGGCAGCTGGACAACCACGGTCGACTGCGGACCGTCAAGCGCGAGATCGCCCGTATCTACACGGTCCTGCGGGAGCACGAGCTGGGCATCATGCCGCTGGCCGGCGAGTCGGCTGAGAAGACGAAGGAAGCAGCCGAATGA
- the rplP gene encoding 50S ribosomal protein L16, with protein MLIPRKVKYRKQHHPDLRGRAKGGTTVNFGEYGIQALDAAYVTNRQIEAARIAMTRHIKRGGKVWINIFPDRPLTKKPAETRMGSGKGSPEWWVAPVKPGRVMFELAGVPEPVAKEALRRAMHKLPMRCKFVKREVWE; from the coding sequence ATGCTCATTCCCCGGAAGGTCAAGTACCGCAAGCAGCACCACCCGGACCTGCGCGGGCGCGCCAAGGGTGGCACGACGGTCAACTTCGGTGAGTACGGCATCCAGGCGCTGGACGCCGCCTACGTCACCAACCGGCAGATCGAGGCCGCTCGTATCGCCATGACCCGTCACATCAAGCGCGGCGGCAAGGTGTGGATCAACATCTTCCCGGACCGCCCGCTGACCAAGAAGCCGGCCGAGACCCGGATGGGTTCCGGTAAGGGCTCCCCCGAGTGGTGGGTCGCCCCGGTCAAGCCCGGACGCGTCATGTTCGAGCTGGCCGGCGTGCCGGAGCCGGTGGCCAAGGAGGCCTTGCGTCGGGCGATGCACAAGCTCCCGATGCGGTGCAAGTTCGTGAAGCGGGAGGTGTGGGAGTAA
- the rpsC gene encoding 30S ribosomal protein S3 produces the protein MGQKINPHGFRLGVTTDYKSRWYADKQYKDYVKEDVAIRRMLNRGMERAGIAKVEIERTRERVRVDIHTARPGIVIGRRGSEADRIRGDLEKLTKKQVQLNILEVKNPETEAQLVAQGVAEQLASRVAFRRAMRKAIQSAMKSGAKGIRIQCGGRLGGAEMSRSEFYREGRVPLHTLRADIDYGFFEARTTFGRIGVKVWIYKGDAPATRAEREAKQAAQRAPGGGGGQRRERPQRRRRGGQGQPAEAKSSAPAEATQGAEKSGNEGS, from the coding sequence GTGGGGCAGAAGATCAACCCGCACGGGTTCCGGCTCGGGGTGACCACGGATTACAAGAGCCGCTGGTACGCCGACAAGCAGTACAAGGACTACGTCAAGGAAGACGTGGCCATCCGCCGCATGCTCAACCGCGGCATGGAGCGGGCCGGAATCGCCAAGGTCGAGATCGAGCGCACCCGTGAGCGCGTGCGGGTGGACATCCACACCGCCCGCCCGGGCATCGTCATCGGCCGCCGCGGCTCGGAGGCCGACCGGATCCGGGGCGACCTGGAGAAGCTGACCAAGAAGCAGGTCCAGCTCAACATCCTCGAGGTCAAGAACCCCGAGACCGAGGCCCAGCTCGTCGCCCAGGGCGTCGCCGAGCAGCTGGCCAGCCGGGTCGCCTTCCGGCGCGCCATGCGCAAGGCGATCCAGAGCGCGATGAAGAGCGGCGCCAAGGGCATCCGCATCCAGTGCGGCGGCCGCCTCGGCGGCGCCGAGATGAGCCGGTCGGAGTTCTACCGCGAGGGCCGCGTGCCGCTGCACACCCTCCGCGCCGACATCGACTACGGCTTCTTCGAGGCCCGCACCACGTTCGGCCGCATCGGCGTCAAGGTGTGGATCTACAAGGGCGACGCCCCGGCCACCCGCGCCGAGCGCGAGGCCAAGCAGGCCGCGCAGCGCGCCCCGGGCGGTGGCGGCGGCCAGCGCCGCGAGCGTCCGCAGCGTCGCCGCCGCGGCGGCCAGGGCCAGCCGGCCGAGGCCAAGTCCAGCGCGCCCGCCGAGGCGACTCAGGGCGCCGAGAAGTCCGGGAACGAGGGGAGCTGA
- the rplV gene encoding 50S ribosomal protein L22, whose amino-acid sequence MGTRAQARFVRVTPRKARRVVDLIRGLPADEAQAVLRFAPQAASEPVGKVLASAIANAEHNDKLDRETLVVGAAWVDEGPTLKRIRPRGFGRAFRVTKRTSHITVVVEPSETKERTR is encoded by the coding sequence ATGGGAACGAGGGCACAGGCGCGGTTCGTCCGCGTCACGCCCCGCAAGGCCCGCCGGGTGGTGGACCTTATTCGCGGGTTGCCCGCTGACGAGGCACAGGCGGTCCTCCGGTTCGCGCCGCAGGCGGCGAGCGAGCCGGTGGGGAAGGTGCTCGCGAGCGCCATCGCCAATGCCGAGCACAACGACAAGCTCGACCGCGAGACGCTGGTCGTCGGCGCTGCATGGGTGGATGAGGGCCCGACCCTCAAGCGCATCCGTCCGCGAGGCTTCGGCCGTGCCTTCCGCGTCACCAAGCGCACGAGCCACATCACCGTGGTCGTCGAGCCCAGTGAGACGAAGGAAAGGACCCGATAG
- the rpsS gene encoding 30S ribosomal protein S19 → MPRSLKKGPFVDHHLLKKVEDQNEKGTKNVIKTWSRRSMIIPEMIGHTIAVHDGRKHVPVFVSEAMVGHKLGEFAPTRTFRSHVKEDRRSRR, encoded by the coding sequence ATGCCACGTAGCCTTAAGAAGGGCCCCTTCGTGGACCACCACCTGCTGAAGAAGGTGGAGGACCAGAACGAGAAGGGCACCAAGAACGTCATCAAGACGTGGTCGCGCCGCTCCATGATCATCCCTGAGATGATCGGGCACACGATCGCCGTGCACGACGGCCGCAAGCACGTCCCGGTCTTCGTCTCCGAGGCGATGGTCGGCCACAAGCTCGGCGAGTTCGCTCCCACGCGTACTTTCCGCAGCCACGTCAAGGAAGACCGCCGTAGCCGCCGTTAG
- the rplB gene encoding 50S ribosomal protein L2, which translates to MGIRKYKPTTPGRRGSSVSDFAEITRSEPEKSLVRPLHSKGGRNGHGRITTRHQGGGHKRAYRVIDFRRHDKDGIPAKVAHIEYDPNRTARIALLHYVDGEKRYILAPAGLKQGDRVENGPTSDIKPGNCLPLRNIPTGTFVHAVELKPGGGAKLGRSAGTQIQLLAKEGNYATLRMPSGEMRMVEITCRATVGQVGNAEQSNINWGKAGRMRWKGKRPTVRGVVMNPVDHPHGGGEGKTSGGRHPVNPAGKKEGRTRSKNKASDKYIVRRRRSGKKKR; encoded by the coding sequence ATGGGCATTCGTAAGTACAAGCCGACGACACCGGGTCGTCGCGGCTCCAGCGTGAGCGACTTCGCGGAGATCACGCGCTCCGAGCCGGAGAAGTCCCTGGTGCGTCCGCTCCACTCCAAGGGCGGGCGGAACGGGCACGGCCGCATCACCACCCGCCACCAGGGCGGCGGCCACAAGCGTGCCTACCGCGTCATCGACTTCCGCCGGCACGACAAGGACGGCATCCCGGCCAAGGTCGCTCACATCGAGTACGACCCGAACCGGACCGCCCGCATCGCGCTGCTGCACTACGTGGACGGCGAGAAGCGCTACATCCTGGCGCCCGCCGGCCTGAAGCAGGGCGACCGCGTCGAGAACGGCCCGACGTCGGACATCAAGCCCGGCAACTGCCTCCCGCTGCGCAACATCCCCACGGGTACGTTCGTGCACGCGGTCGAGCTGAAGCCGGGCGGCGGTGCCAAGCTGGGCCGCTCCGCCGGCACCCAGATCCAGCTGCTGGCCAAGGAGGGCAACTACGCCACGCTGCGCATGCCCTCCGGCGAGATGCGGATGGTGGAGATCACCTGCCGCGCCACGGTCGGACAGGTCGGCAACGCCGAGCAGTCCAACATCAACTGGGGCAAGGCCGGCCGCATGCGGTGGAAGGGCAAGCGCCCGACCGTCCGCGGTGTGGTCATGAACCCGGTGGACCACCCGCACGGCGGTGGTGAGGGCAAGACCTCCGGCGGCCGCCACCCGGTGAACCCCGCGGGTAAGAAGGAAGGCCGTACCCGCAGCAAGAACAAGGCCAGCGACAAGTACATCGTGCGGCGTCGGCGCAGCGGCAAGAAGAAGCGGTAA
- the rplW gene encoding 50S ribosomal protein L23, with product MRIPDPRDIIIEPVISEKSYGLQDQNQYTFLVRPDANKTQIKIAVEKIFEVKVDSVNTVNRKGKRKRTRFGYGKRPDTKRAIVKVADGDRIDIFGV from the coding sequence GTGAGGATCCCCGACCCTCGGGACATCATCATCGAACCGGTGATCTCCGAGAAGAGCTACGGGCTGCAGGACCAGAACCAGTACACCTTCCTCGTCCGCCCCGACGCCAACAAGACCCAGATCAAGATCGCGGTGGAGAAGATCTTCGAGGTGAAGGTCGACTCCGTGAACACGGTCAACCGCAAGGGCAAGCGGAAGCGGACCCGCTTCGGCTACGGGAAGCGCCCGGACACCAAGCGCGCCATCGTCAAGGTGGCCGACGGCGACCGGATCGACATCTTCGGCGTCTGA
- the rplD gene encoding 50S ribosomal protein L4, with protein sequence MATIEVKGPEGAAGRSVELPEAIFDQQANIPLMHQVVIAQQAAGRQGTHATKTRGQVRGGGKKPYRQKGTGRARQGSIRAPQFKGGGTVHGPQPRDYSQRTPKKMKAAALRGALSDRARHGRVHVITEFVGADVTGKRTQTALKALRQITDSDKVLVVLDRNDETNRLALRNLGEVHILDADQVNTYDVLYSDDVVFTERGYEEFLAHASGASQAAKPEEDEQ encoded by the coding sequence ATGGCGACCATCGAGGTCAAGGGACCCGAGGGCGCGGCCGGCCGGAGCGTCGAGCTCCCGGAGGCGATCTTCGACCAGCAGGCGAACATCCCGCTGATGCACCAGGTCGTCATCGCCCAGCAGGCCGCGGGCCGCCAGGGCACGCACGCCACCAAGACCCGCGGCCAGGTCCGCGGCGGCGGCAAGAAGCCCTACCGGCAGAAGGGCACCGGCCGGGCCCGCCAGGGCTCGATCCGCGCTCCGCAGTTCAAGGGCGGCGGCACGGTGCACGGCCCCCAGCCGCGGGACTACTCCCAGCGCACCCCCAAGAAGATGAAGGCCGCCGCGCTCCGCGGCGCCCTGTCGGACCGGGCCCGCCACGGCCGGGTGCACGTCATCACCGAGTTCGTCGGTGCCGACGTCACCGGCAAGCGGACCCAGACCGCGCTGAAGGCCCTGCGCCAGATCACCGACTCCGACAAGGTGCTGGTGGTCCTGGACCGCAACGACGAGACCAACCGCCTCGCGCTGCGCAACCTCGGCGAGGTGCACATCCTCGACGCGGACCAGGTGAACACCTACGACGTCCTCTACTCCGACGACGTGGTCTTCACCGAGCGCGGCTACGAGGAGTTCCTGGCGCACGCTTCGGGTGCCTCGCAGGCGGCGAAGCCGGAGGAGGACGAGCAGTGA
- the rplC gene encoding 50S ribosomal protein L3 has translation MATKQIKGVLGEKLGMTQVFDESGKIVPVTVLKAGPCVVTRVRTPETDGYTAVQLGYGQINPRKVNKPLGDYLRKHDLTPRRHYVEVRTSDATEYTLGQEITADAFEAGQLVDVTGKTKGKGFAGVMKRHGFAGLKASHGAHKVHRKPGAIGGCATPGRVFKGMRMAGRMGNARKTVQNLKVHGIDAEKGLILVKGAVPGPNGGLVLVRTAVKGEN, from the coding sequence ATGGCCACCAAGCAGATCAAGGGAGTCCTGGGCGAGAAGCTCGGCATGACCCAGGTCTTCGACGAATCGGGCAAGATCGTGCCCGTGACGGTCCTGAAGGCCGGTCCGTGCGTCGTGACGCGCGTCCGGACCCCGGAGACCGACGGCTACACCGCCGTCCAGCTCGGCTACGGGCAGATCAACCCGCGCAAGGTCAACAAGCCGCTCGGCGACTACCTGCGCAAGCACGACCTGACCCCGCGCCGGCACTACGTCGAGGTGCGCACCTCCGACGCCACCGAGTACACCCTCGGCCAGGAGATCACCGCCGACGCGTTCGAGGCCGGCCAGCTGGTCGACGTCACCGGCAAGACCAAGGGCAAGGGCTTCGCCGGTGTCATGAAGCGGCACGGCTTCGCCGGCCTGAAGGCCTCGCACGGTGCGCACAAGGTGCACCGCAAGCCCGGTGCGATCGGCGGCTGCGCCACGCCCGGCCGCGTGTTCAAGGGCATGCGGATGGCTGGCCGTATGGGCAACGCCCGCAAGACCGTGCAGAACCTCAAGGTGCACGGGATCGACGCGGAGAAGGGCCTCATCCTGGTGAAGGGCGCGGTGCCCGGCCCCAACGGCGGGCTGGTGCTCGTCCGCACCGCCGTGAAGGGGGAGAACTGA
- the rpsJ gene encoding 30S ribosomal protein S10: MAGQKIRIRLKAYDHEVIDSSARKIVETVTRTGAQVAGPVPLPTEKNVYCVIRSPHKYKDSREHFEMRTHKRLIDIIDPTPKTVDSLMRLDLPAGVDIEIKL; the protein is encoded by the coding sequence ATGGCGGGACAGAAGATCCGCATTCGGCTCAAGGCCTATGACCACGAGGTCATCGACAGCTCGGCTCGCAAGATCGTCGAGACCGTGACGCGGACCGGCGCGCAGGTCGCTGGCCCGGTGCCGTTGCCGACGGAAAAGAACGTGTACTGCGTCATCCGCTCTCCGCACAAGTACAAGGACTCGCGGGAGCACTTCGAGATGCGCACGCACAAGCGGCTGATCGACATCATCGACCCGACGCCGAAGACCGTCGACTCGCTCATGCGGCTCGACCTCCCGGCCGGCGTCGACATCGAGATCAAGCTTTAA
- the tuf gene encoding elongation factor Tu, translating into MAKAKFERTKPHVNIGTIGHIDHGKTTLTAAITKVLHDAYPELNPFTPFEDIDNAPEERERGITISVAHVEYQTEARHYAHVDCPGHADYVKNMITGAAQMDGAILVVAATDGPMPQTKEHVLLARQVGVPYIVVALNKADMVDDEEIFELVELEIRELLSEYEFPGDDVPVVKVSALKALEGDAKWGEAVLELMKAVDENIPDPERDTDKPFLMPIEDVFSITGRGTVVTGRIERGVVNVNETVDIVGIKEEKQTTTVTGVEMFRKLLDQGQAGDNVGLLLRGIKREDVERGQVVIKPGTTTPHTEFEGQVVILSKDEGGRHTPFFNNYRPQFYFRTTDVTGVVTLPEGTEMVMPGDNTGMTVQLIQPVAMEEGLKFAIREGGRTVGAGRVTKIIK; encoded by the coding sequence GTGGCTAAGGCCAAGTTCGAGCGGACCAAGCCGCACGTCAACATCGGCACCATCGGGCACATCGACCACGGCAAGACCACTCTTACCGCCGCGATCACCAAGGTGCTGCACGACGCGTACCCGGAGCTGAACCCGTTCACCCCGTTCGAGGACATCGACAACGCTCCTGAGGAGCGCGAGCGCGGTATCACCATCTCCGTCGCGCACGTCGAGTACCAGACCGAGGCCCGGCACTACGCGCACGTCGACTGCCCCGGCCACGCCGACTACGTCAAGAACATGATCACCGGTGCCGCCCAGATGGACGGCGCGATCCTGGTGGTCGCCGCCACCGACGGCCCGATGCCGCAGACCAAGGAGCACGTGCTCCTGGCCCGCCAGGTCGGCGTGCCCTACATCGTCGTCGCGCTGAACAAGGCCGACATGGTCGACGACGAGGAGATCTTCGAGCTGGTCGAGCTCGAGATCCGCGAGCTGCTCAGCGAGTACGAGTTCCCGGGCGACGACGTTCCGGTCGTCAAGGTCTCCGCTCTGAAGGCGCTCGAGGGCGACGCCAAGTGGGGCGAGGCCGTCCTCGAGCTGATGAAGGCCGTGGACGAGAACATCCCCGACCCGGAGCGCGACACCGACAAGCCGTTCCTGATGCCGATCGAGGACGTCTTCTCGATCACCGGCCGCGGCACCGTGGTGACCGGCCGCATCGAGCGGGGTGTCGTCAACGTCAACGAGACCGTTGACATCGTCGGCATCAAGGAGGAGAAGCAGACCACCACCGTCACCGGTGTCGAGATGTTCCGCAAGCTCCTCGACCAGGGCCAGGCGGGCGACAACGTCGGCCTGCTGCTCCGCGGCATCAAGCGCGAGGACGTCGAGCGCGGCCAGGTCGTGATCAAGCCGGGCACCACGACCCCGCACACGGAGTTCGAGGGCCAGGTCGTCATCCTGTCCAAGGACGAGGGCGGCCGCCACACCCCGTTCTTCAACAACTACCGTCCCCAGTTCTACTTCCGGACCACCGACGTCACCGGCGTGGTGACCCTCCCCGAGGGCACCGAGATGGTCATGCCCGGCGACAACACCGGGATGACCGTCCAGCTGATCCAGCCGGTCGCGATGGAGGAGGGCCTGAAGTTCGCCATCCGCGAGGGTGGCCGGACTGTCGGTGCCGGTCGCGTCACCAAGATCATCAAGTAG